In one Acidimicrobium ferrooxidans DSM 10331 genomic region, the following are encoded:
- the jag gene encoding RNA-binding cell elongation regulator Jag/EloR has translation MDWIETTGRTVEEAREQALDVLGVEDAEVEFEVLDEGRASFLGFGRREARVRARLRPKLPMPKRDRRRGRRNRAVDARPGAGTRRDETEDAPMNDEQQTAEAPAAEGTPPLSRVELAARAQAFLAGLMQEFGLTGEVRVSNLDDEEMSLDIEGDGLGVLVGPRASVLNAIQELTRSVLQAIAGEGVGRVAVDVAGYRERRRVALERFAREQAEVALTTGEERVLEPMSAADRKVIHDVVAEIDGVGTRSEGEEPDRYVVIFRVGVAPSAAESVDAAGRAVD, from the coding sequence ATGGATTGGATCGAGACGACAGGACGAACTGTCGAAGAGGCACGTGAGCAAGCACTGGATGTGCTCGGCGTGGAAGACGCCGAGGTCGAGTTCGAGGTCCTCGACGAAGGGCGAGCAAGTTTTCTCGGGTTCGGACGGAGAGAGGCACGGGTTCGAGCTCGTCTTCGGCCGAAGCTTCCGATGCCAAAGCGTGATCGGCGTCGTGGACGACGAAATCGGGCCGTTGACGCGCGGCCCGGGGCTGGTACCAGGCGAGACGAAACAGAGGATGCTCCGATGAACGACGAACAACAGACGGCCGAAGCCCCGGCGGCAGAGGGAACTCCTCCCCTCTCGCGTGTGGAGCTTGCCGCGCGAGCACAGGCCTTCTTGGCCGGGCTCATGCAGGAGTTCGGGCTGACGGGCGAGGTTCGCGTCAGCAACCTCGATGACGAAGAGATGAGTCTCGACATCGAGGGCGATGGGCTCGGGGTCCTCGTGGGGCCACGGGCGAGTGTCCTGAACGCGATTCAAGAGCTGACGCGCAGTGTGTTGCAGGCCATCGCCGGCGAGGGTGTGGGACGGGTGGCGGTCGACGTCGCCGGCTATCGCGAGCGACGGCGGGTCGCGCTCGAGCGCTTCGCGCGAGAGCAGGCAGAGGTCGCACTGACGACTGGCGAAGAGCGCGTGCTCGAGCCGATGAGCGCCGCAGATCGGAAGGTGATCCATGACGTGGTGGCCGAGATCGACGGTGTCGGGACGCGTTCAGAGGGTGAGGAACCGGATCGCTACGTTGTGATCTTCCGTGTCGGGGTAGCACCATCGGCCGCCGAGTCCGTCGATGCTGCCGGTCGAGCAGTGGATTGA
- a CDS encoding RsmG family class I SAM-dependent methyltransferase: MLPVEQWIDRAHELGLVGEPTEKALEHSRAFSALVRRYGAERWVDLGSGGGIPGLIVALELPASEGLLVDARQRRAAFLTEAVRALNWSARVRIAAERGEVLARSKEIRERADAVVARGFGAPPVTAEIGSGFVRVGGVIVVSDPPEGAGRRWSASEQLARLGLVVAEVVVGPPHFTVLRKVAPLAGQYPRRSGIPERRPLWSEERSSTTLRVGRDDV, translated from the coding sequence ATGCTGCCGGTCGAGCAGTGGATTGATCGGGCCCACGAGCTCGGTCTCGTAGGCGAGCCCACAGAGAAGGCCCTCGAACATTCGAGGGCCTTCTCTGCGCTCGTGCGTCGCTACGGTGCCGAGCGATGGGTCGATCTTGGATCGGGCGGAGGCATACCGGGCCTGATCGTCGCGCTCGAGCTACCCGCATCGGAAGGACTGCTGGTCGATGCTCGCCAGCGGCGTGCGGCGTTCCTCACCGAGGCGGTTCGAGCCTTGAACTGGTCGGCTCGGGTGCGAATCGCCGCTGAGCGGGGCGAGGTGCTCGCAAGGTCGAAGGAGATTCGTGAACGGGCTGACGCCGTGGTCGCTCGTGGATTCGGAGCTCCGCCGGTCACCGCCGAGATCGGTAGCGGATTCGTTCGCGTTGGAGGCGTCATCGTGGTCTCCGATCCACCTGAGGGGGCTGGACGGCGTTGGTCGGCCAGCGAGCAGCTCGCGAGGCTCGGTCTCGTCGTGGCTGAAGTGGTGGTGGGCCCCCCACACTTCACTGTGCTGCGCAAGGTAGCACCGCTCGCGGGACAGTATCCTCGACGCTCCGGGATACCGGAGCGTCGACCGTTGTGGAGCGAGGAGCGTTCCTCGACGACACTGCGGGTCGGGCGCGACGACGTATGA